In one window of Lynx canadensis isolate LIC74 chromosome B3, mLynCan4.pri.v2, whole genome shotgun sequence DNA:
- the ZFHX2 gene encoding zinc finger homeobox protein 2 — MATLNSSSTTGTTPTPGHNAPSPPPDTSPPGTPADPVTKDPPAAPSTSESMRPSEPGGQALESGCGLVPPKETGEPREEAGCGGLSPKDLGVQEDKEQEEEGGGLPPVDLSNHLFFTAGGEAYLVAKLSLSGGSELLPKGFPWGEVGIKEEPSLPLLAHLPSAHLTALHIQHGFDPIQGFSSSDQILSHDTSAPSPATCEGRDGAFWSYQLAPNPPGDPKDGPMGSRGGDHRALFWLCLLCRLGFSRAQAFMGHTQSHGVKLTPAQHLGLPSNAAVLQVGDEGRMALLSFLEPKPPARPPLEMPLDNSSMVNTEANVAQTEDGPPEAEAPVLPAEEVRALSPPSPATTPATWDPSPTQAKESPMAAGEAGPDWFPEGQEEEGGLCPPLNQSSPASKEGGTLSAPVGSPEDPSDPPQPYRLAEDYTPAPAAFQGLSLSSHMSLLHSRNSCKTLKCPKCNWHYKYQQTLDVHMREKHPESNSHCSYCSAGGAHPRLARGESYNCGYKPYRCDVCNYSTTTKGNLSIHMQSDKHLANLQGFQAGPGGQGSPPEAPLPSSAGDKEPKTKSSWQCKVCSYETNISRNLRIHMTSEKHMQNVLMLHQGLPLGLPPGLVGPGPPPPAGAAPATPPELFQYFGPQALGQPQAPLPGPGLRPDKPLEAQLLLNGFHHLGAPARKFPPPAPGSLSPDTHLPPSQLLGSLSDSLPTSPPPDDSPSLKVFRCLVCQAFSTDNLELLLYHCSVGRSLPEAEWKEVAGDTHRCKLCCYGTQLKANFQLHLKTDKHAQKYQLAAHLREGGGAVGTLSPVPLGDGAPYGSVPPVHLRCNICDFESNSKEKMQLHARGAAHEENSQIYKFLLEMEGAAAGAELGLFRCLLCAWETPSRLAVLQHLRAPAHRDAQAQRRLQLLQSGPAAEEGLSALQSILSFSHGQLRTPGKPPVTPLAELPTPEKDAQNKTEQLASEEVENKSGSRGDNANQTKVFCCPYCSFLSPEPEQVRAHTLSQHAVQPKYRCPLCQEQLVGRPALHFHLSHLHNVVPECVEKLLLVATTVEMTFTTKVLPGPTLCPLGDAPDPPAPGPEPEPSREQGAEGPQLTPEASPDPLPEPPPPLAEAPDKPPGSPDQPPSPAPSPASRPDVLAEELAPPPTMAEEEEGRVGEPRPAEPAPSDSRHPLTYRKTTNFALDKFLDPARPYKCTVCKESFTQKNILLVHYNSVSHLHKMKKAAIDPSGPARGEAGAAPPTAAATDKPFKCTVCRVSYNQSSTLEIHMRSVLHQTRSRGTKTDAKAEGPERGQEEPKEGETEGETGTEKKGPDPGGFVSGLPFLSPPPPPLDLHRFPAPLFTPPVLPPFPLVPESLLKLQQQQLLLPFYLHDLKVGPKLALAGPTPLLSLPAATPPPPPSKAELAEREWERPPMAEEGNEAGPASPPNSTPNEAARTAAKALLENFGFELVIQYNEGKQAVPPPPTPPPPEALGGGDKLACGACGKLFSNMLILKTHEEHVHRRFLPFEALSRYAAQFRKSYDSLYPPPAEPPKPPDGSLDSPAPQLGPPFLVPESEAGGARPSEERSRAGGRWPPEEEESSRGNLPPLLPAGRRFSRTKFTEFQTQALQSFFETSAYPKDGEVERLASLLGLATRVVVVWFQNARQKARKNAIEGGPVPTGGGSGGASGCRRCHATFSCVFELVRHLKKCYDDQPPEEEEEEAERGEEEEEVEEEDAEEEQSLEPPARPGDPSPEPADREELSQAEATNPGGKEPEGRAPPSPSPVHACDQCTMSFPSQDLLTSHRRLHFMPSLQPGAAPHLLDLPLLVFGERSPLVAGAPQAPGPLLKRKHEEGSLSPTGSEAGGGGEGEPPRDKRLRTTILPEQLEILYRWYMQDSNPTRKMLDCISEEVGLKKRVVQVWFQNTRARERKGQFRSTPGGVPNPAVKPPITPAPAAFPKFNLLLGKVDDGSGREAPKREAPAFPYPPVTPAAGPLAFLPPGKEATTPTPEPPLPLPPPPPPSEEEATEEPSKASPESEACSPSAGDLSDSSASSLAEPESPGAGGSSGGTGSGVGVPDGMGQRRYRTQMSSLQLKIMKACYEAYRTPTMQECEVLGEEIGLPKRVIQVWFQNARAKEKKAKLQGAAVGGAGGNSEGPLGAQRTDCPYCDVKYDFYVSCRGHLFSRQHLAKLKEAVRAQLKSESKCYELAPAPEAPPAPKAPPATTPASVPLGAGPALPRLAPVLLSGPALAQPPLGSLAPFNSGPAASSGFLGLATSVLPATTVVQTAGPGCPLPQRPVPEQTNNSTAGTTDPAPDPPTEPSGDKVSGERKPVAAPTNSSTDALKNLKALKATVPALLGGQFLPFPLPPAGGATPPAVFGPQLQGAYFQQLYGMKKGLFPMNPVIPQTLIGLLPNALLQPPPQPPEPTATAPPKPPELPAPGEGEAGEADELLSGSTGISTVDVTHRYLCRQCKMAFDGEAPATAHQRSFCFFGRGSGGSVPPPLRVPICTYHCLACEVLLSGHEALASHLRSSAHRRKAAPPPGGPPITVTNAATAATAAVAFAKEEARLPHTDSNPKTTTTSTLLAL; from the exons ATGGCCACCCTTAACTCATCCTCTACCACtggcaccacccccacccctggacaCAATGCCCCGTCTCCGCCTCCGGACACCTCCCCACCTGGCACCCCCGCTGATCCTGTCACCAAAGAtccccctgctgccccctccACCTCTGAGAGCATGAGGCCCTCAGAGCCAGGGGGACAGGCCCTGGAGTCGGGCTGTGGCCTCGTCCCACCAAAGGAGACTGGGGAGCCCCGAGAAGAGGCTGGCTGTGGTGGGCTCTCACCAAAGGACCTAGGAGTGCAAGAGGacaaggagcaggaggaggaaggaggagggctcCCTCCCGTGGACCTAAGCAACCATTTATTCTTCACAGCTGGTGGTGAGGCCTACCTAGTAGCCAAGCTGTCCCTGTCAGGTGGCAGTGAACTGTTACCAAAGGGCTTCCCCTGGGGTGAGGTGGGAATCAAGGAGGAGCCCAGCTTGCCCCTCCTTGCCCACCTACCCTCTGCACACCTTACTGCCCTTCACATCCAACATGGCTTTGACCCAATCCAAGGCTTTAGCTCTTCTGACCAAATTCTGTCCCATGATACCTCAGCGCCATCTCCGGCCACCTGTGAGGGAAGGGATGGAGCCTTCTGGAGCTACCAGCTGGCTCCAAACCCACCCGGAGATCCCAAAGATGGCCCtatggggagcaggggaggagaccACAGGGCACTCTTCTGGCTCTGCCTCCTGTGCCGCCTGGGTTTCAGCAGGGCCCAGGCCTTTATGGGTCACACACAGTCTCATGGGGTGAAGCTAACCCCTGCTCAACATCTGGGCCTGCCCAGTAATGCAGCTGTGCTTCAGGTGGGAGATGAGGGCCGCATGGCCCTCCTAAGCTTTCTGGAACCAAAACCACCTGCTCGCCCCCCTTTAGAAATGCCCCTTGATAATAGCAGCATGGTGAACACAGAGGCCAATGTAGCCCAGACTGAGGATGGTCCCCCTGAGGCAGAAGCTCCTGTCCTGCCTGCGGAAGAAGTCAGGGCACTTAGCCCACCCTCCCCCGCAACAACTCCCGCCACCTGGGACCCCAGCCCAACCCAAGCCAAAGAATCGCCAATGGCAGCTGGCGAGGCAGGGCCAGATTGGTTCCCGGAGGggcaagaagaggagggagggctcTGCCCCCCACTGAACCAAAGCTCACCTGCCTCTAAGGAGGGGggcactctctctgccccagtcGGCTCCCCTGAAGACCCCAGCGACCCACCCCAGCCCTACCGCCTAGCTGAAGACTACACCCCAGCCCCTGCGGCCTTCCAGGGCCTCAGCCTGTCCAGCCACATGTCTCTGTTACACTCTCGCAACTCCTGCAAGACGCTCAAGTGTCCCAAGTGCAACTGGCACTACAAGTACCAGCAGACCCTGGACGTGCACATGCGGGAAAAGCACCCGGAGAGCAATAGCCACTGCAGCTACTGCAGCGCCGGGGGTGCCCACCCCCGCCTTGCCCGTGGAGAGAGCTACAACTGTGGCTACAAGCCCTACCGCTGCGATGTCTGCAACTACTCCACCACCACCAAGGGCAACCTCAGCATCCACATGCAGTCTGACAAGCACCTGGCCAACCTGCAGGGCTTCCAGGCAGGCCCCGGTGGGCAGGGCAGCCCCCCGGAGGCGCCACTCCCATCCTCTGCCGGGGACAAGGAGCCCAAGACCAAATCATCCTGGCAGTGCAAGGTGTGCAGCTATGAGACCAACATCTCCCGCAACCTGCGCATCCACATGACCTCTGAGAAGCACATGCAGAATGTCCTCATGCTGCACCAGGGGCTGCCGCTGGGCCTGCCGCCTGGACTGGTAGGGCCGGGGCCCCCTCCCCCGGCAGGAGctgcccctgccaccccccctGAGCTCTTCCAGTACTTCGGACCGCAGGCCCTGGGGCAGCCTCAGGCTCCCTTGCCTGGCCCCGGGCTGAGGCCAGACAAGCCCCTGGAAGCCCAGCTGCTTCTCAACGGCTTCCACCACCTCGGAGCGCCTGCTCGCAAGTTCCCCCCACCAG cccctggcagcctcTCCCCGGACACCCACCTGCCTCCAAGTCAGCTCCTGGGCTCCTTGTCTGACAGCCTGCCCACCTCACCACCCCCAGATGACAGCCCGTCCCTGAAGGTGTTCCGCTGCCTAGTGTGCCAGGCCTTCAGCACAGACAACCTGGAGCTGCTGCTCTACCACTGCAGCGTGGGCCGAAGCCTCCCGGAGGCTGAATGGAAGGAGGTGGCCGGTGACACCCACCGCTGCAAGCTCTGCTGCTATGGCACTCAGCTCAAGGCCAACTTTCAACTCCACCTCAAGACTGACAAACATGCTCAAAAGTACCAGCTGGCAGCCCACctgagggaggggggtggggccgTGGGTACCCTCTCCCCAGTGCCCCTGGGAGATGGGGCTCCTTATGGCTCCGTTCCCCCCGTGCACCTGCGCTGCAACATCTGTGACTTTGAGTCCAACAGCAAGGAGAAGATGCAGCTGCACGCCCGGGGCGCAGCCCATGAAGAAAATAGCCAGATCTATAAG TTTTTGCTGGAGATGGAGGGGGCCGCGGCAGGGGCTGAGCTGGGGCTGTTCCGCTGCCTGCTGTGTGCATGGGAGACCCCCTCCCGCCTGGCTGTGCTGCAGCACCTACGTGCACCGGCCCACCGTGACGCCCAGGCCCAGCGGCGTCTGCAGCTGCTGCAGAGTGGCCCCGCAGCCGAGGAAGGGCTCTCGGCTCTTCAGAGCATCCTGAGCTTCAGCCATGGGCAGCTCCGGACTCCCG GGAAGCCTCCTGTCACCCCCTTGGCTGAGCTGCCCACCCCTGAAAAAGACGCTCAGAACAAGACAGAGCAATTGG CTTCTGAAGAGGTCGAGAACAAGTCTGGCTCTCGAGGAGACAATGCCAACCAGACCAAG GTATTCTGCTGTCCATACTGCAGCTTCCTGAGCCCTGAGCCCGAACAGGTGAGGGCTCACACCCTCTCCCAGCATGCAGTGCAGCCCAAGTACAGGTGTCCGCTGTGCCAGGAGCAGCTGGTGGGCCGACCTGCCTTGCACTTCCACCTTAGCCACCTTCACAATGTGGTGCCCGAGTGCGTTGAGAAGCTGCTGCTTGTG GCAACAACTGTAGAGATGACCTTTACGACCAAAGTGCTGCCTGGGCCCACTCTATGCCCACTGGGGGATGCCCCAGACCCCCCTGCTCCGGGGCCAGAGCCTGAACCCAGCAGAGAACAAGGAGCAG aaGGCCCTCAGCTGACCCCAGAAGCCAGTCCTGATCCTCTTCCTGAGCCTCCCCCGCCCTTAGCTGAGGCCCCAGACAAGCCCCCAGGAAGCCCCGATCAACCCCCTTCTCCAGCCCCATCGCCAGCCTCTCGGCCTGATGTCCTGGCGGAAGAATTGGCCCCTCCACCCACCATggctgaggaggaagaggggcgTGTGGGGGAGCCCCGCCCTGCAGAGCCAGCTCCATCTGACTCTCGCCACCCTCTGACCTATCGGAAGACCACCAACTTTGCCCTGGACAAGTTTCTTGACCCTGCCCGGCCCTATAAGTGCACTGTGTGTAAGGAGTCCTTCACACAGAAGAATATCCTTCTGGTCCATTACAACTCTGTCTCCCACCTGCACAAGATGAAGAAGGCTGCCATTGACCCGTCTGGCCCTGCCCGAGGAGAGGCAGGTGCTGCGCCTCCCACTGCTGCTGCCACAGACAAGCCCTTTAAGTGCACTGTCTGCCGAGTCTCCTACAACCAGAGCTCCACCCTAGAGATCCATATGCGCTCAGTTCTGCACCAGACTCGCTCTCGGGGGACCAAGACTGACGCCAAGGCCGAGGGGCCAGAGCGTGGCCAAGAAGAGCCCAAGGAGGGTGAGACTGAGGGGGAGACTGGCACAGAGAAGAAGGGCCCTGACCCTGGAGGCTTCGTATCTGGGTTGCCCTTCCTgtcgcctcccccaccccccttggaCCTACACCGATTCCCAGCACCCCTCTTCACCCCACCAGTCttgccccccttccctctggtgcCGGAATCACTGCTTAAGCTCCAGCAGCAACAGCTGCTCCTGCCCTTCTACCTCCATGACCTCAAGGTGGGGCCCAAGCTGGCATTGGCTGGGCCCACACCCCTGCTGTCTCTGCCAGCTGccactcctcctcccccgccctctAAGGCTGAGCTGGCTGAGCGGGAGTGGGAGCGGCCCCCCATGGCGGAAGAGGGGAATGAGGCGGGGCCCGCCTCGCCCCCCAACTCCACGCCCAATGAAGCAGCCCGCACTGCAGCCAAAGCCCTTCTAGAAAACTTTGGCTTTGAGCTGGTGATCCAGTACAATGAGGGGAAGCaggctgtgccccctcccccgaccccacccccaccagaggCCCTGGGGGGTGGAGACAAGCTGGCCTGTGGGGCCTGTGGGAAACTCTTCTCCAATATGCTTATCCTCAAGACACATGAGGAGCATGTCCACCGCCGATTTCTGCCCTTTGAGGCCCTGAGCCGTTATGCTGCTCAGTTTCGAAAGAGCTACGATAGCCTATACCCACCCCCTGCAGAGCCCCCCAAACCTCCTGATGGGTCCCTGGATTCACCAGCTCCTCAACTGGGCCCTCCCTTCCTGGTCCCAGAGTCTGAGGCAGGGGGGGCCCGTCCCTCTGAGGAGCGAAGCCGGGCAGGAGGACGCTGGCcaccagaggaggaagaaagctCCAGAGGGAATCTGCCTCCCCTACTGCCTGCAGGCCGCAGGTTCTCCAGAACCAAGTTCACAGAGTTCCAGACCCAAGCCCTGCAGTCTTTCTTCGAGACCAGTGCCTACCCTAAGGACGGAGAAGTGGAGCGGCTTGCAAGTCTCTTGGGCCTGGCTACCCGTGTGGTGGTAGTGTGGTTCCAGAATGCCCGCCAGAAAGCACGCAAAAATGCCATCGAGGGGGGGCCTGTGCCGACCGGAGGGGGCAGCGGGGGAGCCTCTGGCTGCAGGCGCTGCCATGCCAccttctcttgtgtttttgagttGGTGCGGCACCTCAAGAAATGTTATGATGACCAGCCccctgaagaggaggaggaagaggcagagaggggggaagaagaagaagaggtagaggaggaggatgcagaggaggaacagagcctggaacccCCCGCACGGCCCGGGGACCCGTCACCTGAACCTGCAGACAGGGAAGAGCTGAGCCAAGCAGAGGCAACAAACCCAGGAGGCAAAGAGCCTGAAGGGAGGGCCCCTCCCTCGCCTTCCCCAGTCCACGCTTGTGACCAGTGCACCATGTCTTTCCCCAGCCAAGACCTCCTGACCAGTCACCGCCGGCTACACTTCATGCCATCCCTGCAGCCCGGTGCTGCACCTCACCTCCTAGATCTGCCATTGCTGGTGTTTGGGGAGCGAAGCCCCCTGGTGGCAGGTGCTCCACAGGCCCCAGGGCCACTGCTGAAACGGAAGCATGAGGAGGGCAGCCTGTCCCCAACGGGCAgtgaggcagggggtggaggggagggcgaGCCCCCCAGGGACAAGCGCCTACGTACCACCATCCTGCCCGAGCAGCTGGAGATCCTGTACCGTTGGTACATGCAAGACTCCAACCCAACGCGCAAGATGCTCGACTGCATCTCCGAGGAGGTGGGACTCAAAAAGCGGGTGGTGCAGGTCTGGTTCCAGAACACCAGGGCCCGGGAGAGGAAAGGCCAGTTTCGAAGCACCCCTGGTGGGGTGCCCAATCCGGCAGTCAAGCCCCCCATCACTCCTGCCCCTGCAGCCTTCCCCAAGTTCAACCTCTTGTTGGGCAAGGTAGATGATGGATCTGGGAGGGAAGCCCCAAAGCGGGAAGCACCTGCTTTTCCCTACCCACCAGTTACTCCTGCTGCCGGGCCCCTGGCTTTCCTACCACCTGGGAAGGAGGCCACCACCCCAACACCAGAGCCACCTctacctctcccacctccccctccacccaGTGAGGAAGAGGCTACAGAGGAACCTTCTAAAGCTTCACCAGAGAGCGAGGCTTGCAGTCCATCTGCAGGGGATCTCAGTGATTCGTCTGCTTCCAGTCTGGCCGAACCAGAgtctcctggggctgggggaagcaGTGGAGGAACAGGAAGTGGGGTCGGGGTTCCAGATGGAATGGGGCAGCGGCGCTACAGGACCCAGATGAGCAGCCTGCAGTTGAAGATCATGAAAGCCTGTTATGAAGCCTACCGTACCCCAACCATGCAGGAGTGCGAGGTGCTGGGGGAGGAGATTGGGCTGCCCAAGAGAGTCATCCAGGTCTGGTTCCAGAATGCTCGTGCCAAGGAAAAGAAGGCCAAACTGCAGGGGGCGGCAgttggtggggctgggggcaacAGTGAGGGCCCCTTGGGAGCCCAGCGCACTGACTGCCCCTACTGTGACGTCAAGTATGATTTCTATGTCTCCTGCCGAGGCCATCTCTTTTCCCGCCAGCACCTGGCCAAGCTCAAAGAGGCAGTCCGAGCCCAGCTGAAGAGTGAAAGCAAGTGCTACGAGTTGGCCCCAGCACCTGAGGCACCCCCGGCTCCCAAGGCCCCACCGGCCACCACACCTGCCTCTGTGCCCCTTGGAGCTGGCCCGGCCCTGCCTCGCCTGGCCCCGGTCCTCTTGTCTGGTCCAGCTCTGGCCCAACCCCCGCTGGGCAGCCTAGCTCCTTTCAATTCAG GCCCTGCAGCCTCCTCGGGCTTCCTGGGCCTCGCCACTTCAGTCCTGCCTGCTACCACAGTGGTCCAGACTGCTGGCCCAGGCTGCCCCTTACCTCAGAGACCTGTGCCCGAACAAACTAACAACTCCACAGCAGGCACCACTGACCCTGCCCCAGACCCCCCTACTGAGCCCTCCGGGGACAAGGTCTCTGGTGAGCGCAAGCCAGTTGCAGCGCCCACCAACTCCTCCACTGATGCCCTCAAGAACCTCAAAGCACTGAAGGCTACAGTCCCAGCCCTGTTGGGGGGCCAATTTCTGCCCTTCCCATTGCCCCCCGCAGGGGGGGCAACACCACCAGCTGTCTTTGGCCCCCAGTTACAGGGGGCCTACTTCCAACAGCTCTATGGCATGAAGAAGGGGCTATTTCCCATGAACCCCGTGATACCTCAGACCCTCATCGGACTGCTCCCCAACGCCCTCCTCCAGCCACCACCCCAGCCCCCTGAGCCCACAGCCACAGCGCCTCCAAAGCCGCCCGAACTGCCTgctccaggggagggggaggccgggGAGGCGGATGAGCTGCTGTCAGGCAGTACCGGCATCTCCACCGTGGATGTGACCCACCGCTATCTGTGCCGCCAGTGCAAGATGGCATTTGATGGGGAGGCCCCGGCCACGGCTCATCAGAGATCCTTCTGCTTCTTTGGGCGGGGCTCGGGGGGTTCTGTGCCCCCCCCGCTGCGGGTGCCCATCTGCACCTACCATTGCCTGGCATGTGAGGTGCTGCTGAGTGGGCACGAAGCCCTGGCCTCCCACCTGCGCTCCTCGGCCCACAGGCGCAAGgcggccccacccccagggggCCCACCCATCACCGTCACCAACGCCGCCACTGCCGCCACGGCTGCCGTGGCTTTTGCCAAAGAGGAAGCAAGATTACCTCACACGGACTCCAACCCAAAAACTACTACTACCTCTACACTTCTAGCTTTATAA
- the THTPA gene encoding thiamine-triphosphatase isoform X1: MAARAGTGPVHREPGRGPRPGIMAHALIEVERRFIPGPGTEKRLQELGGTLEHQVTFWDRYYDTPELSLMRADYWLRQREGSGWELKCPGTAGVSGPHQEYVELTVEPAVVAQLCEVLGTEVLGAGGVAAVLGPLGLQEVASFVTKRSAWKLVLSGTDEEEPLLRVDLDTADFGYTVGEVEALVHEEAEVPVALEKIHSLSSMLGVPVQETAPAKLMVYLQRFQPQDYQRLLQVHRLREKPQGTKDPEGNLG; this comes from the exons ATGGCCGCTCGTGCTGGGACCGGCCCGGTGCACAGAGAGCCGGGCCGAGGTCCGAGGCCAG GTATCATGGCCCACGCCTTGATTGAGGTGGAGCGAAGGTTCATTcctgggcctggcacagagaagcgGCTGCAGGAGTTGGGGGGCACCTTAGAGCACCAGGTCACCTTCTGGGACAGATACTATGACACGCCTGAGCTGAGCCTCATGCGGGCTGACTACTGGCTGCGGCAGCGAGAGGGTAGTGGATGGGAGCTCAAATGTCCTGGAACAGCAGGTGTCTCAGGACCCCACCAGGAGTATGTGGAACTCACAGTTGAGCCTGCAGTTGTGGCCCAGCTCTGTGAGGTGCTGGGGACTGAGGTCCTGGGGGCAGGAGGTGTGGCAGCTGTGCTGGGCCCACTGGGGCTGCAGGAAGTAGCTAGTTTTGTGACTAAGCGTAGTGCCTGGAAGTTGGTGCTCTCTGGAACTGATGAAGAGGAGCCTCTGCTCAGGGTGGACCTGGATACAGCGGACTTTGGCTACACCGTGGGTGAGGTAGAGGCCCTGGTGCACGAGGAGGCTGAAGTCCCAGTTGCCCTGGAGAAGATCCACAGTCTCAGCAGCATGCTTG GTGTGCCTGTACAGGAGACAGCACCTGCCAAGCTGATGGTATACCTACAGCGTTTCCAGCCTCAGGACTATCAGCGCCTGCTACAAGTACACAGACTCAGAGAGAAGCCACAGGGGACTAAAGATCCTGAAGGCAACTTGGGCTAG
- the THTPA gene encoding thiamine-triphosphatase isoform X2, translated as MAHALIEVERRFIPGPGTEKRLQELGGTLEHQVTFWDRYYDTPELSLMRADYWLRQREGSGWELKCPGTAGVSGPHQEYVELTVEPAVVAQLCEVLGTEVLGAGGVAAVLGPLGLQEVASFVTKRSAWKLVLSGTDEEEPLLRVDLDTADFGYTVGEVEALVHEEAEVPVALEKIHSLSSMLGVPVQETAPAKLMVYLQRFQPQDYQRLLQVHRLREKPQGTKDPEGNLG; from the exons ATGGCCCACGCCTTGATTGAGGTGGAGCGAAGGTTCATTcctgggcctggcacagagaagcgGCTGCAGGAGTTGGGGGGCACCTTAGAGCACCAGGTCACCTTCTGGGACAGATACTATGACACGCCTGAGCTGAGCCTCATGCGGGCTGACTACTGGCTGCGGCAGCGAGAGGGTAGTGGATGGGAGCTCAAATGTCCTGGAACAGCAGGTGTCTCAGGACCCCACCAGGAGTATGTGGAACTCACAGTTGAGCCTGCAGTTGTGGCCCAGCTCTGTGAGGTGCTGGGGACTGAGGTCCTGGGGGCAGGAGGTGTGGCAGCTGTGCTGGGCCCACTGGGGCTGCAGGAAGTAGCTAGTTTTGTGACTAAGCGTAGTGCCTGGAAGTTGGTGCTCTCTGGAACTGATGAAGAGGAGCCTCTGCTCAGGGTGGACCTGGATACAGCGGACTTTGGCTACACCGTGGGTGAGGTAGAGGCCCTGGTGCACGAGGAGGCTGAAGTCCCAGTTGCCCTGGAGAAGATCCACAGTCTCAGCAGCATGCTTG GTGTGCCTGTACAGGAGACAGCACCTGCCAAGCTGATGGTATACCTACAGCGTTTCCAGCCTCAGGACTATCAGCGCCTGCTACAAGTACACAGACTCAGAGAGAAGCCACAGGGGACTAAAGATCCTGAAGGCAACTTGGGCTAG